One part of the Mariniblastus fucicola genome encodes these proteins:
- a CDS encoding DUF1559 domain-containing protein, producing the protein MFTRKEFSRRSGFTLVELLVVIAIIGILIGMLLPAVQQVREAARRTECANNLRQVALAAINYESAHMEFPPGFEQEYLGGLTPSENNGYQGHTVFYHILPFIEANNVYSGMDREVPKANRVATTDLFRASSVIPAFLCPSDTLGAESLPYPSTGTPEEYYGGTSYRANGGERPIYATSATNDGMFMATGPDARAASDAPKGIEVGFSQISDGSSNTILFGEFSHLDPNFDSFTDIGYNSGSTIRGWSRWYPAGGDTGLGNIMGGAFAPINYRIPWAAGESGAPGSQSAWYFYQDQRLSSFGSNHPGGANLAYSDGSVHFLSDDTAQNVLRLRCVRNDGEVIPE; encoded by the coding sequence ATGTTTACTCGCAAAGAATTCTCGCGGCGTTCAGGATTTACGCTCGTCGAGTTGCTTGTTGTGATCGCCATTATTGGCATCCTGATTGGCATGCTTTTGCCAGCAGTTCAACAGGTTCGTGAAGCAGCACGACGCACCGAATGTGCGAACAATCTGCGACAGGTGGCATTGGCCGCTATCAATTACGAAAGTGCTCACATGGAATTCCCACCGGGATTCGAGCAAGAGTACCTCGGCGGACTCACTCCGAGCGAGAACAATGGCTATCAGGGCCATACTGTATTCTATCACATCCTTCCATTCATCGAAGCGAACAACGTTTACTCTGGAATGGATCGAGAAGTTCCCAAAGCGAACCGCGTCGCGACGACTGATTTGTTCCGCGCGTCATCTGTGATTCCAGCTTTCCTTTGCCCGTCAGACACGCTTGGCGCCGAATCGTTGCCATACCCGTCAACGGGAACTCCAGAGGAATACTACGGCGGAACCAGCTATCGTGCCAACGGTGGTGAGCGTCCGATCTATGCGACCAGCGCTACCAATGACGGTATGTTCATGGCGACAGGACCGGATGCTCGTGCAGCATCCGATGCTCCTAAAGGTATCGAAGTCGGATTCTCGCAGATTTCTGACGGATCAAGCAACACAATTCTGTTCGGCGAATTCTCGCACCTGGACCCTAACTTCGACTCGTTCACCGATATCGGCTACAACAGCGGCAGCACAATTCGCGGTTGGTCTCGCTGGTACCCGGCTGGTGGCGACACTGGTCTTGGAAATATCATGGGCGGTGCATTTGCTCCGATCAACTATCGCATTCCATGGGCGGCTGGCGAATCAGGTGCTCCTGGATCACAATCTGCCTGGTACTTTTATCAGGATCAGCGTCTAAGCTCTTTCGGAAGTAACCATCCGGGTGGTGCCAACCTTGCCTACTCCGATGGCTCGGTTCACTTCCTCAGCGATGACACCGCACAGAACGTTTTGCGTCTGCGTTGCGTCCGAAACGATGGCGAAGTTATTCCTGAGTAG
- a CDS encoding acetyl-CoA C-acetyltransferase, with amino-acid sequence MASSYLISGARTPIGSFLGGLSSLPAPQLGGIAIESAMSKAQISADSVDEVIMGNVIGAGVGQAPARQAALAAGLPNSIAALTVNKVCGSGLKAVMLADQAIRCGDASVIVAGGMENMSAAPHLVKNLRGGLKLGDGALVDAMVYDGLTCSFENCHMGMHAEHIAKKFDVTREQQDELSATSQQRASAAIEAGFFDNEIVPVTIKHRKGDKVVDRDECVRADSTAEGLSKLRPVFDREGSVTAGNASTLSDGAAAVVVVSEEAAASATSKFRIVANYTSGTEPKDLFIAPVEAIRGALKKADMSLDQVDLFEINEAFASQMLACVKELQLDMNNVNIWGGGISLGHPIGASGARVLVTLMSALRQTEKKIGVASLCLGGGNAVAMVIERC; translated from the coding sequence ATGGCCAGCAGTTATCTCATCAGCGGTGCTCGAACTCCGATCGGCAGTTTCCTTGGCGGATTAAGTTCGCTCCCGGCCCCGCAACTCGGCGGCATCGCCATCGAATCCGCCATGTCGAAAGCCCAAATCTCCGCGGACAGCGTCGACGAAGTCATCATGGGCAACGTGATCGGCGCCGGAGTCGGACAAGCTCCCGCGCGACAGGCGGCTCTCGCTGCCGGACTGCCGAACTCGATCGCAGCGCTGACCGTCAATAAAGTCTGCGGTTCGGGTTTGAAGGCTGTTATGCTGGCCGACCAGGCGATTCGTTGCGGTGACGCTTCCGTGATCGTCGCCGGCGGAATGGAGAACATGTCGGCGGCTCCGCATCTGGTCAAAAACCTTCGCGGCGGCTTGAAGCTTGGCGATGGAGCACTGGTCGACGCCATGGTCTATGACGGTCTGACTTGTTCTTTTGAAAACTGCCACATGGGAATGCACGCCGAACACATTGCCAAAAAATTCGACGTCACTCGCGAGCAGCAAGACGAGCTTTCGGCGACAAGCCAACAGCGAGCCTCTGCGGCGATCGAGGCCGGATTCTTCGACAACGAAATCGTTCCCGTCACGATCAAGCATCGCAAAGGAGACAAAGTCGTCGATCGGGACGAATGCGTTCGCGCCGACTCAACCGCCGAAGGGCTATCCAAGCTCCGCCCCGTCTTTGATCGCGAAGGTTCTGTCACCGCGGGCAATGCCTCGACGCTTTCCGATGGCGCCGCAGCGGTCGTTGTGGTCAGCGAAGAAGCCGCGGCAAGCGCCACCAGCAAATTTAGAATCGTCGCGAATTACACTTCCGGGACCGAGCCGAAAGATCTGTTTATCGCGCCGGTCGAAGCCATCCGCGGAGCCTTGAAGAAAGCCGACATGTCGCTCGACCAGGTCGACCTGTTCGAGATCAACGAAGCTTTCGCCAGCCAAATGTTGGCTTGCGTCAAAGAGCTTCAACTCGATATGAACAACGTCAACATTTGGGGCGGCGGAATTTCGCTCGGCCATCCCATCGGGGCCAGCGGAGCCCGCGTGCTGGTGACGCTGATGAGTGCTCTGAGGCAAACCGAAAAGAAAATCGGCGTCGCCAGTTTGTGCCTTGGCGGCGGGAACGCGGTCGCGATGGTGATCGAACGCTGCTAA
- the nadE gene encoding NAD(+) synthase, producing the protein MKLINVAAGVLNQTPLDWKNNSDNIISAITQARDTNVSILCLPELCISGYGCEDEFHSPGIRVSAQEILLELLPHTVGMVVSFGVPLMYAGGIFNCAALAVDGRLVGFVPKQHLAGDGIHYEPRWFKAWPGGIHGEIEFGDQEYPIGDLIFDVGGVRIGFEICEDAWVGTRPGGSLAARGADIILNPSASHFAFDKHQVRQRFVLEGSRAFNVSYVYSNLTGNESGRAIFDGDAMIASGGNLLACGQRLSFKPVLLTSAIINVEATRMVRARTGSFEPSVDGDEDDVIDVDFEFPPCKLERPELVKSEWETNTDIKAEEFTRAVSLGLFDYLRKSNSKGFIVSLSGGCDSASVVALITSMLQLAEKELGFEALLDRLKWCIPKSSDDDLPKDVAELNHRLLTTVYQSTRNSGEVTRSAANKLAAAVNATHYEFDVDSLVQDYRTMVSKAIGKELTWEKHDIALQNIQARVRSPGVWMLANINNALLLSTSNRSEAAVGYATMDGDTSGGLSPIAGIDKAYLRQWLKWMEITGPVGGAPIPELKLVNDQQPTAELRPPEDGQTDEDDLMPYDILDAIECYAIRDKMVPLEVFEHIKVDFPDVDSKQLGLWTIRFFRLWCRNQWKRERYAPSFHLDDKNLDPKTWCRFPILSGGFRREIAELEANLKSSMA; encoded by the coding sequence ATGAAACTGATCAACGTCGCCGCAGGTGTGCTCAACCAGACACCGCTGGACTGGAAAAACAACTCGGACAACATCATTTCGGCCATTACGCAGGCTCGCGACACGAACGTGTCCATTCTTTGCCTGCCGGAACTGTGCATCTCTGGCTATGGCTGTGAAGACGAATTTCACAGCCCAGGAATTCGCGTTTCGGCTCAGGAAATTTTGCTGGAATTGCTTCCCCACACCGTCGGAATGGTGGTTTCCTTTGGCGTACCGTTGATGTACGCAGGCGGTATTTTCAATTGTGCGGCGTTAGCGGTCGACGGACGACTGGTCGGTTTCGTACCCAAACAGCACCTCGCTGGAGACGGAATCCACTACGAACCTCGCTGGTTCAAGGCCTGGCCGGGCGGCATTCACGGAGAGATTGAATTTGGTGATCAGGAGTATCCGATCGGAGACCTGATTTTCGATGTCGGCGGGGTCCGAATCGGTTTTGAAATCTGCGAAGACGCGTGGGTTGGAACGCGGCCCGGCGGAAGTCTGGCGGCCCGTGGCGCGGACATTATCCTCAATCCGAGTGCCAGCCATTTCGCCTTCGACAAACATCAGGTGCGGCAACGCTTTGTGCTCGAAGGCAGCCGCGCGTTCAACGTGTCTTATGTTTACAGCAATCTGACGGGCAATGAGTCCGGCCGAGCAATCTTTGACGGCGACGCGATGATCGCCAGCGGAGGAAACCTGTTGGCTTGTGGTCAGCGTTTGAGCTTCAAACCGGTTTTGCTGACGTCGGCCATCATTAATGTTGAAGCCACGCGGATGGTGCGGGCTCGAACAGGCAGTTTTGAACCGTCGGTCGATGGCGATGAAGACGATGTGATCGATGTCGATTTTGAGTTCCCGCCTTGCAAACTCGAACGTCCGGAACTCGTCAAATCCGAGTGGGAAACCAACACTGACATCAAGGCTGAAGAATTCACCCGCGCGGTTTCACTGGGACTGTTCGACTATTTGCGAAAATCGAACTCGAAAGGATTCATCGTCTCACTCAGCGGAGGTTGCGATTCGGCGAGCGTCGTGGCATTGATCACTTCGATGCTGCAACTTGCCGAAAAGGAACTTGGGTTCGAAGCTCTGCTGGATCGGCTGAAGTGGTGTATTCCGAAATCGAGCGACGACGATTTGCCGAAAGATGTCGCGGAACTCAACCATCGATTGCTGACGACGGTCTATCAGTCCACTCGCAACAGCGGTGAAGTGACGCGTAGCGCGGCAAACAAACTGGCGGCGGCGGTCAACGCAACGCATTACGAATTTGATGTGGACTCGTTGGTACAGGACTATCGAACCATGGTCAGCAAAGCGATTGGCAAAGAGTTGACTTGGGAAAAGCATGACATTGCGCTACAGAACATCCAGGCACGTGTCCGTTCGCCCGGAGTCTGGATGCTGGCTAACATCAACAACGCACTACTGCTTTCGACCAGCAATCGCAGCGAGGCCGCGGTCGGGTACGCGACGATGGATGGTGACACGTCGGGAGGCCTGAGCCCGATCGCGGGAATCGACAAAGCCTATTTGCGTCAATGGTTAAAATGGATGGAAATAACCGGGCCAGTTGGCGGCGCTCCAATTCCCGAGCTCAAACTGGTCAATGATCAGCAACCAACGGCGGAACTGCGGCCTCCGGAAGACGGACAGACCGATGAAGACGACTTGATGCCGTATGACATTCTCGATGCGATCGAGTGCTACGCGATTCGCGACAAGATGGTTCCACTGGAGGTCTTCGAACATATCAAAGTCGATTTCCCGGACGTGGATTCAAAGCAACTCGGATTGTGGACGATCCGTTTCTTCAGGCTTTGGTGTCGAAATCAGTGGAAGCGAGAGAGATATGCTCCGTCGTTTCACCTGGACGACAAAAATCTGGATCCAAAGACCTGGTGTCGTTTTCCAATCCTTTCCGGCGGATTCCGACGTGAAATCGCGGAACTGGAAGCCAATTTGAAGTCGTCGATGGCGTAG
- a CDS encoding aspartate kinase, protein MSLVVQKFGGTSVADSEKILAAARKAVRAHQHGHQVVMVVSAMGKNTDTLISLAAEINEKPPAREMDMLLSTGEQVSVALMAMAIDSLGYKGVSLTGAQIGIKTDSSHTKARIHSISTDRMKALLDEGNIVIAAGFQGIDDQFNITTLGRGGSDTTAVALAAVLGADQCEIYTDVDGIYTTDPRVLPEACLVPRVCYDEMLELASLGAGVMHSRSIEFGKKFNVPIHVRSSLSDGPGSLIVDDADTAGMVVSGAALTRDEAMVSVMDVPDVPGTILKIFKPIADRKITVDMIVQNVSDDDTTSISFTVPRGEAAEAVSVIKDVVAELGGTLAPVNENVSKVSAVGLGMAHEAGVANRMFRVLADAGINLEIITTSEIKISVLVDRTNALDALRTIHGEFSLDKIEAQPNEVRPSETAKRDVSALDVIERLQVIGMEALTIDDIVLDNTQARITICKIPNRPGLAASLFEQIADKGVFVDMIVQSFNNEQIADITFTVKREQLQDAVAVAEEASKEYGCEKIDFRERISKLSVSGIGMRSHTGVAMGSFEALAEAGINVEMISTSEVRVNVVVDGDDGARGLECLQTRFAEELES, encoded by the coding sequence ATGTCGTTAGTCGTACAAAAATTCGGCGGCACCAGCGTTGCCGACAGCGAAAAAATTCTTGCCGCAGCACGCAAAGCCGTACGGGCTCATCAACATGGCCATCAAGTCGTTATGGTCGTCAGTGCGATGGGTAAAAACACCGACACGCTGATTTCACTCGCCGCCGAGATCAACGAGAAACCGCCGGCTCGCGAAATGGATATGTTGCTGTCGACCGGCGAGCAAGTGAGCGTCGCGTTGATGGCGATGGCGATTGACTCGCTGGGTTACAAAGGCGTCAGCCTCACGGGTGCTCAGATCGGAATCAAAACCGATAGCTCTCACACAAAGGCTCGCATCCATTCGATTTCGACCGATCGCATGAAAGCGCTGCTCGATGAAGGCAACATTGTCATCGCGGCAGGTTTCCAGGGCATCGACGATCAATTCAACATCACCACGCTTGGCCGCGGCGGAAGCGACACAACAGCCGTCGCGCTCGCTGCAGTTCTGGGCGCGGACCAGTGCGAAATTTACACCGACGTCGACGGCATCTATACGACCGACCCGCGCGTTCTCCCGGAGGCATGCCTGGTGCCGCGAGTTTGTTACGACGAGATGTTGGAGCTCGCGAGCCTCGGCGCCGGGGTGATGCACAGTCGCTCGATCGAGTTCGGCAAGAAGTTCAACGTCCCAATCCACGTTCGCAGTAGCCTTAGCGACGGACCCGGCTCATTGATCGTCGACGACGCTGATACGGCCGGCATGGTTGTCAGTGGAGCCGCGTTGACTCGCGATGAAGCCATGGTTTCGGTGATGGATGTTCCCGACGTTCCCGGCACGATCCTGAAAATCTTCAAGCCGATCGCGGATCGCAAAATCACGGTCGACATGATCGTGCAAAACGTGAGCGACGATGATACGACCAGCATCAGCTTCACGGTTCCGCGTGGCGAAGCCGCCGAAGCGGTCTCTGTTATCAAAGACGTCGTGGCCGAGCTTGGTGGAACGCTGGCGCCGGTCAACGAAAACGTTTCGAAAGTTTCAGCCGTCGGTTTGGGGATGGCTCATGAAGCCGGCGTTGCCAATCGGATGTTTCGCGTGTTGGCGGACGCCGGAATCAACCTTGAAATTATCACGACCAGCGAAATCAAGATCTCGGTTCTGGTCGACCGAACGAATGCACTCGACGCGCTCCGCACCATCCATGGCGAGTTCTCACTGGACAAAATCGAGGCTCAGCCCAACGAAGTTCGACCATCTGAAACGGCAAAGCGAGACGTGAGCGCGTTGGACGTAATCGAACGCCTGCAAGTCATCGGGATGGAAGCGTTAACGATCGACGACATCGTGCTGGACAATACTCAGGCTCGCATCACGATTTGCAAAATTCCCAACCGTCCGGGGTTGGCGGCCAGCCTGTTTGAGCAGATTGCGGACAAGGGCGTTTTTGTCGACATGATCGTTCAGAGCTTCAACAACGAGCAGATCGCGGACATCACGTTCACGGTCAAGCGGGAACAGCTTCAGGACGCAGTCGCAGTCGCGGAAGAGGCCAGCAAGGAATATGGTTGCGAAAAGATCGACTTCAGAGAACGTATTTCCAAGCTATCCGTTTCCGGAATTGGCATGCGCAGCCACACCGGCGTTGCGATGGGATCGTTCGAAGCGTTGGCCGAAGCCGGTATCAATGTCGAGATGATCAGTACTTCCGAGGTGCGTGTGAATGTCGTGGTCGACGGTGACGACGGAGCCCGCGGGCTCGAGTGTCTGCAAACGCGATTCGCGGAAGAGCTCGAGTCGTAG
- a CDS encoding 1-acyl-sn-glycerol-3-phosphate acyltransferase → MQKIFIEKPYRFVRPLMSTWLPWLLNNRLIHSTMLRTTESIVAVKSRGVDRLEKSIKAGHGVVMIGNHPRVSDPVVIYDLIRQANSTMFAMASWHLFNQGWLNTAIIRTFGGYSVNREGLDRESINFSVSMLQKNERPILMFPEGATSRTNGSLMPFLDGPTFVARTASRRRHRQGLKTVIHPIVIRYEFVGDFATEFEKVITSIENELQISPSLDSNPAKRVQVSLDALVAKQERAFDRTGNPNHSPFQRRQHLADSVMEEAEVRWFGTRSEKNIANRIRDIRSRVFPELLENENLSAEERNLRWHDLERTYLAWQMASYPQDYLAGDASKDRILEISAKILEDLTDRPRKCGKQKVTIEVCEAIEVPPTKHPSGKPDPLIAKIQHQLENGLFGSRED, encoded by the coding sequence ATGCAAAAGATCTTCATCGAGAAACCCTACCGGTTTGTTCGGCCGCTGATGTCGACCTGGCTGCCGTGGCTGCTGAACAATCGCCTGATTCATTCAACGATGCTGCGCACCACTGAGTCCATCGTTGCCGTCAAATCCCGCGGTGTTGATCGGCTTGAAAAGAGCATCAAGGCAGGACATGGAGTTGTGATGATCGGCAATCATCCACGAGTCTCGGATCCGGTCGTCATCTACGATTTGATTCGCCAAGCCAACTCGACCATGTTTGCGATGGCCAGTTGGCATCTGTTCAATCAGGGCTGGTTGAACACGGCGATCATCCGGACTTTCGGAGGCTATTCGGTGAATCGCGAAGGCCTGGACCGGGAGTCAATCAATTTCTCGGTTTCAATGCTTCAAAAAAATGAGCGTCCGATTCTGATGTTTCCCGAAGGGGCCACCAGTCGCACCAATGGTTCGCTAATGCCGTTTCTCGACGGTCCTACATTCGTGGCCCGAACGGCATCAAGGCGAAGGCACAGACAGGGGCTGAAAACCGTCATCCATCCGATCGTCATTCGCTACGAATTTGTCGGTGATTTCGCGACGGAGTTCGAGAAGGTTATCACGTCAATCGAAAACGAACTGCAGATCTCTCCGTCACTGGATTCCAACCCAGCCAAGCGTGTTCAGGTTTCGCTCGATGCGTTGGTTGCGAAGCAGGAACGTGCGTTTGACAGAACAGGAAACCCCAACCATAGCCCTTTTCAACGACGACAGCATCTCGCAGATTCGGTGATGGAAGAAGCCGAAGTTCGCTGGTTTGGAACGCGATCGGAGAAGAACATTGCTAACCGAATTCGCGACATTCGATCACGCGTGTTTCCAGAGCTGTTGGAAAACGAAAATCTGTCAGCAGAAGAACGAAACTTGCGTTGGCATGACCTTGAACGTACTTATCTGGCGTGGCAAATGGCAAGCTATCCGCAAGACTATCTCGCCGGCGATGCTTCCAAAGATCGCATTCTCGAGATCTCTGCAAAGATCCTGGAAGACCTGACGGATCGGCCTCGAAAATGTGGCAAACAAAAAGTCACAATCGAAGTTTGCGAAGCAATCGAAGTGCCTCCGACCAAACACCCGTCCGGCAAACCGGACCCGTTAATTGCAAAGATCCAACATCAGCTTGAGAATGGGCTGTTCGGATCACGAGAGGACTAA
- a CDS encoding formate--tetrahydrofolate ligase, whose product MSTDIEIAREATLKPIVEIASQLSIPETQLEYFGRFKAKLPLSLIDEEKVAASNLILVSAISPTPPGEGKTTMSIGLTQGMNRIGKQTTVVLREPSLGPVFGIKGGATGGGHSQVLPMEDINLHFTGDFAAIEKAHNLLAALIDNNLQDRKRSLNIDGRTVVWKRVFDVNDRALRNVVVGLGGTSGGVPRETGFDITAASEIMAILCLSNDLSDLKQRLGNIFIGMTRDRKPVFARDLKAQGAMAALLKDAIKPNLVQTIEGTPAIIHGGPFANIAQGTNTVIATRMGLSLSDYVVTEAGFGSDLGAEKFCDIKCASSGLAPKLMVMVATIRALKYHGGADLKELTTPDTDALRKGLVNLEKHLENTRLYNLDAVVGINRFTSDSDEELAIVKARCEELGFDAVVANVWGEGGAGAEELAHAVVAKIESTEKTFSPLYDWNQPIEDKIETVCTKVYGAGSVEYTSQAKKDLRKIKKLGFEDFAVCIAKTQKSFSDDPSKLGRPQGFEITVREIEINAGAKFVVPITGEMLRMPGLPSIPSSEHIDISDDGTITGLS is encoded by the coding sequence ATGTCAACCGATATCGAGATCGCCCGCGAAGCAACACTCAAGCCAATCGTCGAAATCGCTTCCCAGCTTTCGATTCCTGAAACGCAATTGGAGTATTTCGGTCGCTTCAAAGCAAAATTGCCTTTGTCTCTGATCGACGAAGAGAAAGTGGCCGCTTCGAATCTGATCCTCGTTTCTGCTATTTCGCCAACGCCGCCCGGAGAAGGCAAAACGACGATGTCGATCGGGCTGACGCAGGGCATGAACCGGATCGGCAAACAGACAACAGTCGTGCTTCGCGAACCATCGCTCGGCCCGGTGTTTGGCATCAAGGGCGGCGCTACCGGCGGCGGACATTCTCAAGTCCTGCCGATGGAAGATATCAACCTGCACTTCACCGGTGACTTTGCAGCAATCGAGAAAGCGCACAATCTATTGGCCGCCCTGATCGATAACAACTTGCAAGACCGAAAGCGGTCGCTGAACATTGACGGAAGAACCGTCGTCTGGAAACGGGTCTTTGACGTTAACGATCGAGCCTTGCGAAACGTGGTCGTCGGACTTGGCGGCACCTCCGGCGGCGTTCCGCGAGAGACCGGATTCGACATCACTGCGGCATCCGAAATCATGGCGATCCTGTGCCTGTCAAACGATCTTTCGGATCTCAAGCAACGGCTGGGGAACATTTTCATTGGCATGACTCGCGACCGAAAGCCAGTTTTCGCTCGTGACCTCAAAGCTCAGGGCGCCATGGCTGCGCTGCTCAAAGACGCGATCAAACCCAATTTGGTTCAGACGATTGAGGGCACGCCGGCGATCATTCATGGTGGCCCGTTCGCAAACATTGCTCAGGGGACCAACACCGTCATCGCAACACGGATGGGGCTGTCGCTTTCGGACTATGTGGTGACCGAGGCAGGATTCGGCAGCGATCTTGGCGCAGAGAAATTTTGCGACATCAAGTGCGCGTCGTCGGGACTTGCTCCGAAACTGATGGTGATGGTGGCGACGATCCGGGCATTGAAGTATCACGGCGGCGCGGACTTGAAAGAGCTGACGACGCCCGACACCGACGCGCTGCGGAAGGGTTTGGTGAACCTGGAGAAACATCTGGAGAATACACGGCTGTATAACCTCGACGCGGTCGTTGGCATCAACCGCTTCACTTCCGATAGCGATGAAGAACTTGCCATCGTCAAAGCACGCTGTGAAGAGCTGGGCTTCGACGCCGTTGTCGCCAACGTGTGGGGTGAGGGAGGCGCTGGTGCTGAGGAACTGGCACATGCCGTCGTTGCGAAAATCGAGTCGACCGAAAAAACGTTTTCGCCGCTCTACGACTGGAATCAACCGATCGAAGACAAAATCGAAACGGTGTGCACAAAAGTCTACGGGGCTGGCAGCGTCGAATACACGTCTCAGGCGAAAAAAGACCTGCGCAAAATCAAAAAGCTGGGATTCGAAGACTTCGCCGTTTGCATCGCCAAAACGCAAAAGAGCTTTTCCGATGACCCGTCAAAACTGGGCAGGCCTCAGGGTTTCGAAATCACGGTTCGCGAAATCGAAATCAATGCCGGTGCCAAATTTGTCGTGCCGATCACGGGTGAAATGCTGAGAATGCCGGGCTTGCCGTCAATTCCATCGTCCGAGCATATCGACATTTCGGACGACGGAACGATCACCGGTTTGTCATAA